A genomic window from Silene latifolia isolate original U9 population chromosome Y, ASM4854445v1, whole genome shotgun sequence includes:
- the LOC141630676 gene encoding uncharacterized protein LOC141630676, with product MLLKQYDLVFVPQKAVKGQAIADFFADHPVPAEWEISDDLPGEEIFYVDVLPPWQMYFDGAARKDGAEAGVVFVTPQNHLMPYSFTLTQLCSNNMAEYQALILGLQMAIEIGVRDMDIYGDSKLVVNQVLGEYEVKKEDLIPYHQRALQLLNQLEDIHVGHVPRSANKLADALANFAATLALWGEESMKVPVCNRWVVSSLEGEENVDTTNMICVYTVDEDDWRQPIIDFLDHQKLPDDPKHKVEIRRRAPKFIHYKGTLYRRSFSGQWLRCLSKDEATEAMQEAHSGICGAHQSGPKLHDRVKRMGYFLANHGTRLYGLYEKM from the coding sequence ATGTTGCTTAAGCAGTATGACTTGGTTTTCGTGCCTCAAAAGGCCGTCAAAGGTCAAGCTATCGCCGACTTCTTTGCTGATCATCCAGTGCCAGCAGAGTGGGAAATTTCAGATGACCTCCCAGGAGAAGAAATTTTCTATGTGGACGTCCTACCTCCATGGCAAATGTACTTTGACGGTGCTGCAAGGAAGGACGGAGCTGAAGCCGGAGTTGTAttcgtaactccacaaaatcatctcATGCCATACTCCTTTACGCTCACTCAGTTGTGCTCAAATAATATGGCAGAATACCAAGCTCTCATACTCGGCCTCCAAATGGCGATCGAAATAGGTGTTAGAGATATGGACATCTACGGCGACTCGAAGCTGGTGGTCAACCAAGTCCTTGGTGAATATGAAGTAaaaaaggaagacttgattccCTACCATCAACGGGCATTACAACTGTTGAATCAACTTGAGGACATCCATGTTGGTCATGTGCcaaggagtgccaataagttggctGACGCGCTTGCTAATTTTGCAGCCACTTTGGCACTTTGGGGCGAAGAGTCTATGAAAGTCCCAGTCTGCAATCGTTGGGTAGTATCATCGCTTGAAGGAGAAGAAAATGTAGACACAACCAACATGATTTGCGTCTACACAGTTGATGAAGATGACTGGCGTCAACCTATCATTGATTTTTTGGACCACCAAAAACTACCCGATGATCCCAAACACAAGGTAGAAATACGTCGACGTGCTCCAAAGTTCATTCACTATAAAGGGACACTCTACAGACGTTCTTTCTCAGGCCAATGGTTGAGGTGTCTAAGCAAGGACGAAGCTACTGAAGCAATGCAAGAAGCTCATTCTGGCATTTGTGGTGCTCATCAATCTGGGCCTAAACTTCATGATCGTGTAAAGAGAATGGGGTATTTCTTGGCCAACCATGGTACAAGATTGTATGGACTTTACGAAAAAATGTGA